A genomic stretch from Leptospira ellinghausenii includes:
- a CDS encoding AZOBR_p60025 family cell surface glycopolymer formation protein — protein MKPRQLCITMFFFILGVMGIIQFKISPYNHSLSALIGIWEGFYEINPNLVDPNFVVYKSGGYDGQFFYLLAKDLFNDSDWNLIVDSFYFRYHRIGLSLISGLVSHLLGSEHYPLITLTILFSTFLFSVYCLYQLLPEKSKWLVLFYIFSPYSLNSNLLLVADSFFVSLAIISYYFYTKKNLTTSFLFFLITVFTRELGVLFLAPIVLGALYHKQWKEVFLFSLPGILFLGFLYVGWKNSPNHLGTNPLGFKDMIDIPLFGFVKSFFDHNQFQFKLKEFPKLLFLVSFLSMIMISIASIRNSFQKDLNILVPILGSLFVIAIAEEGYWRSFDNLSRMFTLILPFSLLLEGVTKKLSFKIFLGTSITLFFFLLVRIFFITPTKEYFLAL, from the coding sequence GTGAAACCGCGTCAACTCTGCATAACCATGTTTTTTTTCATTTTGGGAGTAATGGGGATCATTCAATTTAAAATATCTCCCTACAACCACTCACTGTCTGCATTAATTGGGATTTGGGAAGGATTTTATGAAATCAATCCAAACTTAGTCGATCCAAATTTTGTCGTATATAAATCAGGCGGATATGATGGACAATTTTTTTACCTACTCGCAAAAGATTTGTTTAACGATTCCGATTGGAACTTAATTGTAGATAGTTTTTATTTTCGTTACCATAGAATAGGATTATCGCTCATTTCTGGACTTGTTTCTCATTTATTAGGCAGTGAACACTACCCACTCATAACACTTACGATTTTATTTTCGACGTTTCTATTTTCTGTATATTGTTTATACCAACTACTTCCCGAAAAATCGAAATGGTTAGTTTTGTTTTATATCTTTTCTCCCTATTCATTAAATTCCAATTTATTATTAGTCGCTGATTCTTTTTTTGTGAGTTTAGCAATAATTAGTTATTATTTTTACACAAAAAAAAATCTAACTACCTCGTTTTTATTTTTCCTGATCACAGTCTTCACAAGGGAATTGGGGGTTTTATTTTTAGCTCCGATTGTTTTGGGAGCTCTATACCATAAACAATGGAAAGAAGTTTTTCTATTTTCCTTACCAGGCATCTTGTTTTTGGGTTTTTTGTATGTCGGATGGAAAAACTCCCCAAATCATTTAGGCACAAACCCACTTGGTTTCAAAGATATGATAGATATTCCCTTATTCGGATTTGTAAAAAGTTTTTTTGACCATAACCAATTTCAATTCAAACTAAAAGAATTCCCCAAACTACTTTTCCTAGTATCGTTTTTAAGTATGATCATGATTTCTATCGCATCTATCAGGAACTCATTTCAAAAGGATCTAAACATACTCGTTCCTATCCTTGGAAGTTTATTCGTCATTGCAATTGCAGAAGAGGGGTATTGGAGGTCTTTTGATAATTTGAGTAGAATGTTTACACTCATTTTACCTTTCAGTTTACTACTGGAAGGTGTAACCAAAAAATTGAGTTTTAAGATCTTTCTTGGCACTTCCATTACCTTATTTTTCTTTTTACTAGTTCGAATTTTTTTCATCACACCAACAAAGGAATATTTTTTAGCACTATGA
- a CDS encoding 1,4-dihydroxy-6-naphthoate synthase encodes MISLAYSPCPNDTFLFYHLIRNTDYPVKEELYDVENLNEFAFEGKFPVTKLSFAAFFHIIDKYILLETGSALGRGCGPLLVRKKNTNTNLENCQSLYIPGQLTTANLLLSLYTNGTHKPTALRYDEIIPKLLTEENSLGVIIHEERFTFEERGLEKVVDLGEWWESSTGYPIPLGAIAIRRDIPREEALKFQSELQKSLRDAYQEPKAMMDYIKENSQNKEDSVIKAHIDLYVNEFTKSLGKEGHDAVTYLFQRAIEAGFIKKPTSTLPLFLGES; translated from the coding sequence ATGATTTCACTTGCGTATTCACCTTGCCCAAATGACACTTTCCTCTTTTATCACCTGATTCGTAATACAGACTACCCGGTCAAAGAAGAACTTTACGATGTCGAAAACTTAAATGAATTTGCATTTGAAGGTAAATTCCCAGTAACTAAACTTTCGTTTGCTGCTTTTTTCCACATTATCGATAAATACATATTATTGGAAACGGGTTCTGCTTTGGGTCGAGGTTGTGGTCCACTTCTCGTCAGAAAAAAAAATACCAATACCAACTTAGAAAATTGTCAATCTTTATATATCCCAGGACAACTGACTACTGCCAATTTACTATTATCCCTTTATACAAATGGGACACATAAACCAACTGCACTTCGTTATGATGAAATCATTCCTAAACTTTTAACGGAAGAAAACAGTTTAGGAGTGATCATTCACGAAGAAAGATTCACATTCGAAGAAAGAGGATTGGAGAAGGTGGTTGATCTCGGTGAATGGTGGGAATCATCAACAGGATACCCAATTCCTCTTGGTGCTATTGCCATAAGAAGGGACATCCCAAGAGAAGAAGCACTCAAATTCCAATCGGAACTTCAGAAAAGCCTAAGAGATGCTTACCAAGAACCAAAAGCAATGATGGATTACATCAAGGAAAATTCTCAGAATAAAGAAGATTCCGTAATCAAAGCTCATATTGATTTATACGTGAACGAATTTACGAAATCATTGGGAAAAGAAGGACACGATGCTGTGACTTACCTTTTCCAAAGAGCGATTGAAGCAGGTTTTATCAAAAAACCCACCTCAACACTACCTTTGTTTTTAGGAGAAAGTTAA
- a CDS encoding helix-turn-helix domain-containing protein encodes MTDIIDSGVWAGLSHAAKTLYPVLLKFSDYNFKPVWPNTETLMRLTGFKTKKSIVTAKKELTQAGLLYQVPGSGRTSTRYHFSFHYEGSRITPLGDTSIHLRGAESETAGGFNSQTKGVTDGSPNHINITISNTNHVPEIKDQSESKRDSKEGKKDFETLVDLFGPEIALEAYRKAVDLHMESNVSYVQTLCRELVSAQRKEVLNSGHDLGKESSLPHPASWSGFLTWASKQLTESSFRQLEKIQVTTDGNVIIVTSPILGHLRQIIQMYFTERVKPVVLVVFTEKEEGSRVGEIR; translated from the coding sequence ATGACCGACATCATCGATTCCGGTGTTTGGGCAGGGTTATCCCATGCTGCAAAGACGTTGTATCCTGTGCTTTTAAAATTCAGTGACTACAACTTCAAACCTGTTTGGCCAAATACAGAAACCCTCATGCGCCTAACTGGATTCAAAACCAAAAAATCCATAGTGACTGCCAAAAAAGAATTAACACAAGCAGGTTTACTCTACCAAGTTCCAGGAAGTGGAAGGACTTCCACAAGGTATCATTTTTCTTTCCATTATGAGGGTTCCAGAATTACCCCTCTGGGAGATACATCGATACACCTCAGGGGGGCCGAGTCCGAGACCGCTGGGGGATTCAATTCACAAACAAAGGGGGTTACGGATGGATCCCCTAACCATATTAATATAACTATATCCAATACAAACCATGTACCAGAAATAAAGGACCAAAGCGAAAGTAAGAGAGATTCAAAAGAAGGGAAAAAAGACTTCGAAACTCTTGTCGATTTATTTGGTCCTGAAATTGCTCTTGAGGCGTATCGTAAGGCTGTGGACCTCCATATGGAATCGAATGTTTCGTATGTACAAACCCTTTGCAGGGAATTAGTGAGTGCCCAACGAAAAGAAGTGCTTAATTCTGGGCATGATTTGGGAAAGGAATCAAGCCTTCCTCACCCAGCTTCTTGGTCTGGGTTTTTGACTTGGGCTTCGAAACAATTGACAGAATCATCCTTTCGCCAATTGGAAAAAATCCAGGTGACAACAGATGGAAATGTGATCATCGTCACCTCTCCGATACTTGGGCATTTACGCCAAATCATCCAAATGTATTTCACAGAACGGGTAAAACCAGTTGTACTTGTAGTTTTTACAGAAAAAGAAGAAGGCTCACGTGTCGGTGAAATTCGATAG
- a CDS encoding ParB/RepB/Spo0J family partition protein, which produces MSLKSKRLGTLADIYQAENLDGTIRTIRMDRIQPSEHQPRQERKKGIEELAQTLKADGLLQPIIVSKGEKEGSYKIIAGERRYHAAKSLGWAEIECKILNRPDKEIYKLAVIENLQRENLSPYEEVDALLFLKNSYQYTDQELGDLFGKSRSYMTEVLSITSMSKADLEKCKKNEIYNKNLLVQAAQAAKKGSLDEFLTLYHKGTLKTVRDAKDFNKQVKAGDGAIQKSSPLSGYKIRRTSSGIQIQSEDEILLGDIYKFIRKELSKKYGDSA; this is translated from the coding sequence GTGAGCTTAAAAAGTAAACGCCTAGGAACTCTCGCCGACATCTACCAAGCTGAAAATTTGGACGGGACCATTCGTACCATCCGAATGGACAGAATCCAACCTTCCGAACACCAACCCAGGCAAGAACGAAAAAAAGGGATCGAAGAATTAGCCCAGACCCTAAAAGCCGATGGCCTTTTACAACCAATCATCGTTTCAAAAGGCGAAAAAGAAGGCAGTTATAAAATCATTGCAGGAGAGAGGCGTTACCATGCTGCCAAATCCTTAGGATGGGCAGAGATTGAATGTAAGATCTTAAACCGACCCGATAAAGAAATCTATAAACTTGCTGTCATCGAAAACCTGCAGAGGGAAAACCTTTCTCCCTACGAAGAAGTAGATGCCCTTCTCTTTTTAAAAAATTCGTACCAGTATACGGACCAGGAATTAGGCGACCTATTTGGAAAAAGTCGCAGTTACATGACGGAAGTACTTTCCATTACATCGATGTCCAAAGCCGATTTGGAGAAATGCAAAAAGAATGAAATTTATAATAAAAACCTCCTCGTACAAGCTGCCCAAGCAGCTAAAAAAGGAAGTTTGGATGAATTCCTCACCCTTTACCACAAAGGTACACTCAAGACCGTAAGAGATGCAAAAGACTTCAATAAACAAGTAAAAGCGGGTGATGGGGCAATTCAAAAATCCTCCCCTCTTTCTGGTTACAAAATCAGACGCACAAGCAGTGGGATCCAAATCCAATCGGAAGACGAAATTTTGCTGGGAGATATTTATAAATTCATCAGAAAAGAACTCTCAAAAAAGTATGGTGATTCGGCATAA
- a CDS encoding ATP-binding protein: protein MIQICITSRLSSLPIVVAYKKGYFEEFGVKVTLHLNTHHKAILPLLDAGRVEAGEVPTIAYLQDSFLKKSKLKRIYRGIYLYHSPLSFYSRFQFKPEDLTRNKAYILPVPHINSIERLFAEKFLEEYAPKNPVKVRYIDTPGFLEEKEFLKPNCLGLVSDPFSSPFLRNFQDFANNLELPILKKDTIYPSTLLAFSGDAILKTGREVSGVLLAVKKAIDFLQNANKDYHGNLWDDLQLSHFYPHLRVGETKNLLTEHPLIQKGVFSYHGDETTLFPLLKDVYFRLIRRVIQPEAVQAALNFEEILSALEPKKVFDVRKLSSFQEPTNVKLHAPSQINYRKLNAVRHLIVDVNSLVLDMLQGNYSSRLNTDETLQLDNRVKVLVNSMLDSFNAKIELQREEITELENLISILEIKLDRSAVDLQYSEEKYRYLFEFSREAIALVDADTGSILEANNQFRSLTGYTRGDITKMNIEDIIIGNQVSNQLRFGSDLSSDTMLSLPDVEILVKDGSKLEVDISFTSILLSPKKRYQVQFRPNSERKEQERLQHEFISNVSHELRSPMTNIRGYLEFFKSDSSLPFNKEHINMLEVIDKNAKRLSFLIENLLKLTTSREKDKEAEVIEIFDPVPVIEDVIHMNSHLAKGKPIEWELSLKKGLLIRGIKFEFSQIITNLYVNALKYTFKGKIGISLRDANGKVEIIVEDTGIGIDPNYKNQIFDRFFRIPSTDNKKIGGTGLGLSIVKSLVEKMSGEIFVESTMGEGSKFTIHFPIINGNV from the coding sequence GTGATCCAAATTTGTATTACAAGCCGACTCAGCTCCTTACCCATCGTGGTTGCCTACAAAAAAGGTTACTTCGAAGAATTTGGAGTCAAAGTTACGCTTCACCTCAATACTCACCATAAAGCAATTTTACCTTTATTGGATGCTGGACGAGTGGAAGCCGGGGAAGTTCCAACAATCGCATACTTACAAGACAGTTTTTTAAAAAAATCAAAACTCAAAAGAATCTATCGAGGAATTTATCTTTATCATTCGCCTCTCTCTTTTTATTCTAGATTTCAATTCAAACCAGAAGACTTAACCAGAAACAAAGCCTATATCCTTCCTGTTCCCCATATCAATTCCATCGAAAGATTATTCGCAGAAAAATTCCTAGAAGAATATGCACCTAAAAATCCCGTAAAGGTGCGTTATATTGACACACCAGGATTTTTAGAAGAAAAAGAATTCTTAAAACCAAACTGCTTAGGGCTTGTATCTGATCCATTTTCAAGTCCTTTCCTCCGAAACTTCCAAGACTTTGCCAATAACTTAGAACTTCCTATCTTAAAAAAGGACACGATTTATCCATCCACCTTACTTGCATTTAGCGGTGATGCCATTTTAAAAACAGGAAGAGAAGTATCAGGAGTATTATTGGCTGTCAAAAAAGCCATCGATTTCCTTCAAAATGCAAACAAGGATTATCATGGTAATTTATGGGACGACTTACAACTTTCTCATTTTTACCCACACTTAAGAGTAGGGGAAACAAAAAACCTACTCACCGAACATCCATTAATCCAAAAAGGAGTTTTTTCTTACCATGGTGACGAAACAACTCTCTTCCCATTACTAAAAGATGTTTATTTTCGCTTAATTCGAAGGGTCATTCAACCAGAGGCTGTGCAAGCTGCTCTAAACTTTGAAGAAATTTTATCAGCATTGGAACCTAAAAAAGTATTCGATGTTAGAAAATTATCTAGCTTCCAAGAACCAACAAATGTGAAATTGCATGCACCTTCACAAATCAATTACCGAAAGCTAAATGCAGTAAGACACTTAATTGTTGATGTTAATTCTTTGGTTTTGGACATGCTCCAAGGAAATTATAGTTCTCGCCTTAATACGGATGAAACACTTCAATTGGACAACAGAGTCAAAGTACTCGTAAATTCAATGTTAGACTCTTTTAATGCTAAAATTGAGTTACAAAGAGAAGAGATCACTGAATTGGAAAATTTAATTTCGATTTTGGAAATTAAATTGGATAGATCCGCTGTTGACTTACAATACTCAGAAGAAAAATACCGTTACCTATTTGAATTTTCAAGAGAGGCGATAGCCTTAGTTGATGCTGATACAGGGAGTATCCTGGAAGCAAATAACCAATTCCGTTCTTTAACTGGATACACCAGAGGTGATATCACAAAAATGAATATCGAAGATATCATAATCGGAAACCAAGTATCCAACCAATTACGATTTGGATCCGATTTATCCTCTGATACTATGTTATCACTTCCTGATGTTGAAATTTTAGTAAAAGATGGCTCCAAACTAGAAGTAGATATCAGTTTTACTTCCATACTATTATCTCCAAAAAAGAGATACCAAGTTCAATTCCGCCCCAACTCCGAACGAAAAGAACAAGAAAGACTCCAACATGAATTTATCTCTAATGTAAGCCACGAATTACGTAGCCCGATGACGAATATTCGTGGGTACTTAGAATTTTTTAAATCTGACTCTTCGTTACCATTCAACAAAGAACACATCAATATGTTGGAAGTAATCGATAAAAACGCAAAAAGACTTAGTTTTTTAATCGAAAACCTACTAAAATTAACAACCTCACGAGAAAAAGATAAAGAAGCGGAAGTGATAGAAATTTTTGATCCAGTCCCTGTGATTGAAGATGTCATTCATATGAATTCACATCTTGCGAAAGGAAAACCAATCGAATGGGAACTTTCTTTGAAAAAAGGCCTTTTGATTCGCGGAATTAAATTCGAATTTTCGCAAATTATAACAAACTTATATGTAAATGCCTTAAAATACACTTTCAAAGGAAAAATTGGTATCTCGTTACGCGACGCCAACGGGAAAGTGGAAATTATAGTTGAAGACACTGGAATCGGAATTGATCCCAACTACAAAAATCAAATCTTCGATCGATTTTTCCGAATCCCATCCACAGATAATAAAAAAATAGGTGGAACGGGCCTTGGACTTTCCATTGTTAAATCACTTGTAGAAAAGATGTCCGGAGAAATATTCGTTGAAAGTACAATGGGTGAGGGAAGTAAATTTACCATTCACTTCCCAATCATCAATGGGAACGTTTAA
- a CDS encoding helix-turn-helix domain-containing protein, with protein sequence MPPHTASLFASSQTGKEWMETILPSLWAELCTEFGLASGVVVLKAEDEDSFYESASFGYGEDGFYYSFLNRGSAEWETLMSSREPVFFSGKEFPLFGKTTNAMSIRIVAKESIGFLLVEFEGETSFPMFALLSLFADKIGKEWNGNQPQMVRLEPKDSDESYLQFREKIPNLEAAIHRFGSERLVSIFGAPGSGKKSLAKWIHQNMLSGAPFLVVESVPDHFGKFEKALQEWGIEANFGSLVFTNPEHFSLGQQQILADWWAKSGFKGNLFLLGDSNGNGEVLPEFLLLLQKNPVYVPALNHLPKPTFSKIIQSIFQTLCHEQNRSDLTLSQAGETELLNRIYKENFVELRSAILSGILTCRTKIVDVSDLLVGRNRMDIEIPDAEDLDLRRGIEALERQKILLAMRIFSGNQIRMAKALGISRGSLQYKMKQLGLM encoded by the coding sequence ATGCCCCCTCATACCGCTTCCTTGTTTGCATCCAGCCAAACAGGCAAAGAATGGATGGAAACAATCCTTCCTTCTTTGTGGGCAGAGTTGTGTACCGAGTTTGGGTTGGCCTCCGGTGTCGTAGTTCTCAAAGCAGAAGACGAAGATTCGTTTTATGAATCAGCTAGTTTTGGCTACGGAGAAGATGGTTTTTATTATTCGTTTCTGAATCGTGGTTCTGCGGAATGGGAGACTCTTATGAGTTCCAGGGAACCTGTTTTCTTTTCCGGGAAAGAATTTCCTTTGTTTGGAAAAACAACAAATGCAATGTCGATCCGGATTGTTGCAAAAGAAAGTATTGGTTTCCTTCTTGTCGAATTTGAAGGTGAAACATCATTTCCTATGTTCGCACTCCTTTCTCTTTTTGCAGATAAAATTGGGAAAGAATGGAATGGTAATCAACCACAGATGGTTCGTCTCGAGCCAAAAGATTCTGATGAATCGTATCTCCAATTCAGAGAAAAAATTCCCAATCTAGAAGCCGCAATCCATCGGTTTGGATCCGAGAGGTTGGTTTCAATTTTTGGGGCCCCTGGGTCAGGAAAAAAAAGTTTAGCTAAATGGATCCACCAAAACATGCTTTCAGGTGCTCCCTTTCTGGTTGTAGAATCCGTGCCCGATCATTTTGGGAAATTTGAAAAAGCTCTCCAAGAATGGGGAATAGAAGCAAATTTTGGAAGTCTGGTATTTACGAACCCAGAACATTTTTCCTTAGGGCAACAACAAATCCTTGCGGATTGGTGGGCAAAATCTGGGTTCAAAGGTAACCTCTTTCTCTTGGGTGATTCAAATGGAAACGGAGAAGTCCTTCCTGAATTCCTCCTATTGTTGCAAAAAAATCCCGTGTATGTGCCGGCATTAAATCATTTGCCAAAACCTACGTTTTCAAAAATCATCCAGTCCATTTTTCAAACATTATGCCACGAGCAAAATCGCTCCGATCTTACTCTGAGTCAGGCAGGTGAAACGGAACTTCTCAATCGAATTTATAAAGAAAATTTCGTCGAACTGAGAAGTGCCATTCTCTCTGGAATTTTAACTTGTCGTACCAAAATCGTAGATGTTTCTGATCTTCTGGTCGGCCGGAACAGGATGGATATTGAGATTCCGGATGCCGAAGATTTAGACTTGCGGCGAGGGATAGAAGCCTTAGAAAGGCAGAAGATTCTTTTGGCAATGCGTATCTTTTCGGGAAACCAAATTCGAATGGCAAAGGCATTGGGAATTTCGAGAGGTTCTCTCCAATATAAAATGAAACAACTTGGTTTGATGTAA
- a CDS encoding ParA family protein → MITIAVANQKGGEGKTTTSLNLAMGLARRNLKTLLIDMDPQANSTGIFLNPETVEKDLAHLFQNSANMKDIIAPAYNEHLWIAPSSMRLAEMETVSVNSVEAPYILRDSLSGLKDFDFVIIDCPPSLSIFTVNSLVAANYVLIPLQAEKFSMDGIMGLQQTISSIKKRINPDLEILGALITQLKPQTLLTKTILPVLTKYFRIFEHTISDGVAIGESHLAKKSVFDYNRSSRQSQEYEGFIEEVLSELKK, encoded by the coding sequence ATGATCACTATTGCAGTTGCAAATCAGAAAGGCGGAGAGGGCAAAACAACTACTTCTTTGAATCTTGCCATGGGATTGGCTCGCCGAAATCTCAAAACTTTACTTATCGATATGGACCCCCAGGCAAATTCTACCGGAATTTTTCTAAATCCTGAAACTGTCGAAAAGGACCTTGCCCACTTATTTCAAAATTCGGCGAACATGAAAGACATCATTGCTCCAGCGTATAACGAGCATTTGTGGATAGCACCATCTAGCATGCGCTTGGCGGAAATGGAAACAGTTTCGGTGAACTCGGTAGAAGCACCTTATATCCTTAGAGACTCACTTTCCGGACTTAAGGATTTCGACTTTGTCATCATTGACTGCCCACCTTCCCTCTCCATTTTCACAGTGAACAGTTTGGTTGCTGCCAATTATGTTTTGATCCCACTCCAAGCAGAAAAATTTTCGATGGATGGGATTATGGGCCTACAACAGACCATCTCCTCCATTAAAAAAAGGATCAACCCAGACCTGGAAATTTTAGGTGCCCTCATCACCCAACTGAAACCCCAAACTTTATTGACGAAGACAATCTTACCTGTCCTCACAAAATATTTCAGGATTTTTGAACATACGATATCTGACGGAGTTGCGATTGGCGAAAGCCATCTGGCCAAAAAATCCGTCTTCGATTACAACAGATCGTCCAGGCAATCCCAAGAATATGAAGGTTTTATCGAGGAGGTTTTAAGTGAGCTTAAAAAGTAA
- a CDS encoding discoidin domain-containing protein, which translates to MKDHLIRTSHPYSLPIQSVSTTGTYEIKNNEFLSFFEEKEQSSLSSIIFQFDDVVFFNGIELLPGKDGLDFFPDSFRFELSHDGKYWEPILQESSFRKSFKTSAKWLFSLTSARYVKFISKISRKASNGKNRISFGPLKILISGVQSIQVSSELDRLYVKENLFDTRPDYGWSSKKKEEPADEYVILDMGSVNRIEEFRMLTKNDAITNFPERFIVYYSEDDLTWHQLHEENYFLSEPGTWYKWRFPPVNLRFLKIVFIDEKQTNKKEYTTEVIELELYSSADKKESGGPTREPLPYASVLRSGIIRLAVDGEVKEGVVVQSNDRRLRDATTEYRGIVELASDGEEKPGVVVQGNDKRLKIATELTHGLVRLARSGEARPGLVVQSDDERLRNASTDHPGIVELALDGETRPGVAVQGNDSRLKIATKKSVGLVQLAEAGETAIDKVVTGDDPRLKDATTTAKGIVQLAPNGGEESNTVVQGNDKRLKLANTEAHGIVQLAHSGETKAGVVVQGNDKRLAKAGFDDAGIVVLANHGEAVPGKVVLSDDPRLSDKREPKPHTHPYAEKEHDFNSHTGLLKITGEAESISKGFVPPQSNDAIIYGKNTKNGSGLVGVSSGSGVVGFGESIGVYGISKGKETTRSAGILGAGTTSPGGRFVSQSEFAIVVDGKGIPEYELIGSGKAIYANGESVFEGNLRITKDGGEECIARYFRLDGKDVITSGDLLVATEETGVLGRSKHPYSTNVIGVAVSNANLVFGKREKGVEYVLVALLGVAKLHVDATQVPIYPGDLLVSGLTSGHAIKADPSKLKPGMLVAKAMEACKRDKGHILCLLTFS; encoded by the coding sequence ATGAAAGATCATTTAATTCGCACAAGCCACCCCTACTCTTTGCCCATCCAATCTGTTTCCACAACAGGAACGTATGAAATCAAAAATAATGAGTTTTTGTCATTTTTTGAAGAAAAGGAACAGTCTTCTCTCTCCTCGATCATTTTCCAATTTGACGATGTTGTTTTTTTTAATGGAATCGAGTTATTACCAGGAAAGGATGGGTTGGATTTTTTCCCCGATTCTTTCCGGTTTGAGTTATCACATGATGGTAAGTATTGGGAACCCATTTTACAAGAATCATCCTTTCGCAAATCATTTAAAACTTCCGCTAAATGGTTGTTTTCATTAACAAGCGCTCGTTATGTGAAGTTTATTTCTAAAATTTCAAGAAAAGCAAGTAACGGGAAAAATCGGATTAGTTTTGGTCCATTAAAAATCTTAATCAGTGGTGTTCAGTCTATTCAAGTTAGTTCAGAGTTAGATAGACTCTATGTGAAAGAAAATTTATTTGATACAAGACCTGATTACGGATGGTCTTCAAAGAAAAAAGAAGAACCTGCTGATGAATACGTGATTTTGGATATGGGATCTGTTAACCGGATTGAAGAATTTCGGATGTTAACGAAAAACGATGCCATCACCAATTTTCCCGAAAGGTTTATTGTTTATTACAGCGAAGATGATCTAACTTGGCACCAGTTACATGAGGAAAATTATTTCTTATCTGAACCAGGTACTTGGTACAAGTGGCGTTTCCCACCTGTCAATTTACGATTTTTAAAAATTGTTTTTATCGATGAAAAACAAACTAACAAAAAAGAATACACTACCGAAGTCATTGAACTCGAATTGTACTCTAGTGCAGATAAAAAGGAATCAGGTGGGCCAACCAGAGAACCACTTCCCTATGCTTCTGTTTTAAGATCCGGGATCATTCGACTCGCAGTTGATGGTGAAGTAAAAGAAGGTGTTGTTGTCCAATCTAATGATAGAAGGTTAAGAGATGCAACAACCGAATACCGTGGGATTGTGGAACTTGCATCTGATGGAGAAGAAAAACCAGGTGTTGTTGTCCAAGGAAATGATAAACGCCTAAAAATCGCCACCGAACTCACTCATGGTCTCGTGAGACTTGCAAGGAGTGGAGAAGCAAGACCGGGTCTCGTCGTCCAATCGGATGATGAGAGGTTACGGAATGCTTCTACAGATCATCCAGGAATCGTAGAGCTTGCGTTAGATGGCGAAACGCGTCCAGGGGTTGCTGTCCAAGGCAATGATTCCCGATTAAAAATTGCGACAAAAAAATCAGTAGGACTTGTACAACTGGCGGAAGCTGGTGAAACTGCGATTGATAAAGTGGTAACAGGTGACGATCCAAGGTTAAAGGATGCCACAACCACTGCAAAAGGAATTGTACAATTAGCTCCGAATGGTGGAGAGGAATCAAATACCGTTGTGCAAGGGAATGATAAACGTCTAAAACTTGCCAATACGGAAGCACATGGAATTGTCCAACTCGCACATTCAGGCGAAACTAAAGCTGGTGTTGTTGTGCAAGGAAACGACAAACGTCTCGCCAAAGCAGGGTTTGACGATGCAGGTATTGTTGTATTGGCAAACCATGGAGAAGCTGTCCCTGGGAAGGTAGTATTGTCCGATGATCCAAGATTGTCTGATAAAAGAGAACCAAAACCTCATACACATCCATATGCCGAAAAAGAACATGATTTTAACTCACATACTGGCTTATTAAAGATTACAGGCGAAGCTGAGTCTATCTCCAAAGGATTTGTTCCACCACAATCAAACGATGCGATCATTTACGGAAAAAATACGAAAAATGGTTCAGGACTTGTAGGGGTCTCTTCTGGTTCTGGAGTTGTTGGATTTGGAGAATCCATCGGAGTTTATGGTATTTCCAAAGGAAAAGAAACAACTCGGTCGGCTGGAATTTTAGGTGCCGGTACAACGTCACCAGGTGGTAGGTTTGTTTCACAGTCAGAGTTTGCCATTGTTGTTGATGGAAAAGGTATTCCTGAATATGAATTAATTGGTTCTGGAAAAGCAATTTATGCTAATGGAGAGTCGGTTTTTGAGGGGAATCTTCGCATAACGAAGGATGGTGGTGAAGAATGTATCGCTCGTTATTTTAGACTCGATGGGAAAGATGTTATCACTTCTGGTGATTTACTTGTGGCTACCGAAGAAACGGGAGTTCTCGGGAGGAGCAAACACCCCTACTCTACCAATGTGATCGGTGTTGCTGTCTCAAATGCCAATCTGGTTTTTGGGAAAAGAGAAAAAGGCGTAGAATACGTGTTAGTGGCACTTCTTGGAGTGGCGAAACTTCACGTGGATGCTACACAGGTGCCCATTTACCCTGGAGATCTTTTGGTATCAGGACTCACTTCTGGTCATGCGATCAAAGCGGATCCTTCCAAATTAAAACCAGGAATGTTGGTGGCAAAGGCAATGGAAGCTTGCAAACGAGATAAAGGACATATCCTTTGCCTCTTAACTTTCTCCTAA